GGAGAGCACGTTCTACCCGTAAGCGATACAAGAAGAGGCTGCCCGCGCGCGGGCAGCCTCTTGCTTATGTCATCCACTCTCGATATTGCGATGGCGTAAATCCCGTCGTCTCCTTGAACAGACGGGAGAAATACGAGATTTCCATCCCGAACCGGTCCGCCACCTCCGACACGTTCAGCTCCGTCGTCGCGAACAGCCGCTTCGCCCGCTCGACGCGCTGGCGGTTGATGTACTGGATCGGCGAAAACCCCGTCGTCCGCTTGAACGACCGAATGAAATAATTCGGATGGTAATGCGCCAGCGCGGCCAGCTCCTCCACCGACAACGGCTCGGTCAGATGCTCGTCGATGAAGCGCAGCACGAGGTCCATCTTCGCCATCGCGCCGGACCTCGCCGTCCGCACCTTCGTCCCGCCGCCGAGCTCCAGATATGCCGCCAGAATGGAGAGCAGCTCCGAACGGACCCGCATCGCGGCGGACAGCTCGGTTCGCCCGCGCCAATACGCCAGCCGCTCGAACGACGCCGCGAGCCGCGGGCGCTCCGCCTCGGGCACGTCGACGAAGTCGGGAACGTCCAGCACGCGGGGAAGCGGCTCGTCCCCGACGTATGCCGTGAAGTGGCACCAATGCTTGCCGAACGGCTCGCCCTCCGCGGCTCCGTACGATTGCCGCACCCCCTGCGGCATCCAGAACAGCTGCCCCGGCGCCGGCTCGTATTCCGCGTCCCCGATCTTTAAGTACCCCGTCCCTTCGAGAATGAAATACAGCTTATTGAAGTCGGGCGTATAATCGGTATCGCGCCAGGACGGCGACACCTTCGTGTAAGCGGCTACGGACACGTCCACGCGCATATTGGCGATCGCTTCGTGCCAGAACGCCGGCCTCGCGGCGTTTACTCCTCGTCCCACTTTTTCGAATACCCCTTATTCGTGGCCCATATGGTCATCCATGTGATCGCCGCCAGAATCACGAAGCCGGCGAACCATACGCCGCCGGGCACCTCGCTGAACATGCCGAACCGCCTCCTCCGTCTCTTCTCAGACCTGCCTCCTCCCATTATACCACCGTCGCGCGAACCGAGAATAAAAAAAGACCGGTGTCGAAAGCTCGACGCCGGCACGGTGTATCTCACATATTCTGTAGGCGGTTTAACGAAAAACGCCGGTACGAGTATTGAAAGC
The nucleotide sequence above comes from Paenibacillus antri. Encoded proteins:
- a CDS encoding helix-turn-helix domain-containing protein, which codes for MGRGVNAARPAFWHEAIANMRVDVSVAAYTKVSPSWRDTDYTPDFNKLYFILEGTGYLKIGDAEYEPAPGQLFWMPQGVRQSYGAAEGEPFGKHWCHFTAYVGDEPLPRVLDVPDFVDVPEAERPRLAASFERLAYWRGRTELSAAMRVRSELLSILAAYLELGGGTKVRTARSGAMAKMDLVLRFIDEHLTEPLSVEELAALAHYHPNYFIRSFKRTTGFSPIQYINRQRVERAKRLFATTELNVSEVADRFGMEISYFSRLFKETTGFTPSQYREWMT